The Podospora pseudocomata strain CBS 415.72m chromosome 1 map unlocalized CBS415.72m_1, whole genome shotgun sequence genome has a segment encoding these proteins:
- the ARF1 gene encoding Arf GTPase arf1 (COG:U; EggNog:ENOG503NVWA), with protein sequence MGLAASKLQDMLKQLFVFNKKEMRILMVGLDAAGKTTILYKLKLGEVVTTIPTIGFNVETVEYANIQFTVWDVGGQDKIRPLWRHYFQNTQGIIFVVDSNDRDRIPEAREELQRMLNEDELRDALLLVFANKQDLPNAMSVAEITDKLGLHSLRQRVWTIDWSMNITHGGFCLYGDSRSR encoded by the exons ATGGGTCTCGCAGCCTCCAAACTTCAGGACATGCTCAAGCAGCTGTTCGtcttcaacaagaaggaAATGAGAATTCTCATGGTCGGTCTCGATGCCGCCGGCAAGACCACCATTCTTTACAAGCTCAAGCTTGGTGAGgtcgtcaccaccatccccaccatcg GCTTCAACGTCGAGACCGTCGAGTATGCCAACATTCAGTTCACCGTGTGGGATGTCGGTGGACAGGACAAGATCCGCCCCCTCTGGAGACATTACTTCCAGAACACCCAGGGCATCATTTTCGTCGTCGACTCCAACGATCGTGACCGTATTCCCGAGGCTCGCGAAGAGCTTCAACGCATGCTCAACGAGGATGAGCTGCGGGatgctcttctccttgtcttcGCCAACAAGCAGGATTTGCCT AACGCCATGAGCGTTGCTGAGATCACAGACAAGCTTGGCCTCCACAGCTTGAGACAACGCGTTTGG ACGATCGACTGGTCCATGAACATTACACACGGCGGTTTCTGCCTCTATGGTGACAGCCGTTCACGATGA
- the EMP24 gene encoding p24 complex component (EggNog:ENOG503NUQS; COG:U; BUSCO:EOG09264FOM), protein MFLRTAAKLLLSASVLVSSALAHNIQLPAHGRECFHENLHRDDRMTVTFQVGDREFGSSGNLDIDFWITNPVGGFEVNEKSISNGDFSFEAKHDGKYLYCFGNEHWGAHSKEVSFNVHGIVYVSEADAPQDPLEVEVRKLSEMLERVKDEQGYIIVRERTHRNTAESTNSRVKWWNLFVIGIVVGESVFQVWWLRRFFEVKRVV, encoded by the exons ATGTTTCTGCGCACAGCAGCCAAGCTGCTGCTCTCAGCCAGCGTGCTGGTGAGCTCAGCTCTTGCACACAACATCCAGCTCCCAGCCCACGGGCGCGAATGCTTCCACGAGAACCTGCACCGCGATGACAGGATGACGGTCACTTTCCAAGTTGGCGACAGGGAGTTCGGAAGCTCTGGCAATCTTGATATTGATTTCTGG ATCACCAACCCTGTCGGCGGATTCGAAGTAAACGAAAAGTCCATCTCCAACGGCGACTTCTCCTTCGAGGCCAAGCATGACGGCAAGTACCTGTACTGCTTCGGCAACGAGCACTGGGGTGCCCACTCCAAAGAGGTCTCCTTCAACGTTCACGGCATCGTCTACGTCTCCGAGGCCGATGCCCCCCAGGATCCcctcgaggtggaggtgcgCAAGCTGTCAGAAATGCTGGAGCGGGTCAAGGATGAGCAGGGCTATATCATTGTTCGTGAGCGCACCCACCGTAACACGGCCGAGAGCACCAACAGCAGAGTCAAGTGGTGGAACTTGTTTGTTATCGGTATTGTTGTCGGCGAGAGCGTCTTCCAGGTCTGGTGGCTCAGGAGATTCTTTGAGGTCAAGCGGGTTGTTTAA
- a CDS encoding uncharacterized protein (COG:S; EggNog:ENOG503NX9Z) → MGLLSSLNPLRPRGSDLNNNNKLPLYKEVPPKYHKHSFSTSSSRRPIRSPTTTTTAAAATTKERYSDSELSPFSSSSEADDDSDYPTTSPSSSSLDSSRRTSTINMLLPKHGHRKPPRRGPVARPRFLYRLPNKVIRWLCILMMSTIVIFIFGLIRASQLENKRIAEGKTEAIKKPVPAVWEQFDFLTRYYGGVRRLVGLEGNVPEYPRLGEEKGWDGGEGTRTGKGVPESKGFEGYKGGVLPQKGEVEECFLEVGGGKVKVPGVRYLEGRPDGFPDNVLGSYELLALPEDVCFERFGRYGPYGYGYSIKKGGLGVGEHGDREGAGEFRGTGQEVDYRTVDWADAQRRCYEANAKRYKPLVRKEAAPSGFHIGDGIRGAKLAAREAKTPVVESVRPTAAGHNKTATEEEKPPQENPQGDLPRTAVVLRCWDEFQWKEEDILNLRALIAELSLASGGRYDVHLLVQVRNDARNPVWADDEAYRARINETVPKEFRGIATLWSQTQMLAVYQGIVDLFTRGPDLPVHGSYRGLQMAMQHFAYNHPEYEYFWQWEMDIRYTGHYYDLLTKLENWSKTQPRKGLWERNSRFYMPYVHGSWEDFKQMARVQTEHGTVTADNMWDKLPGSIKSPSPPVTKPQTESSVWGPLRPEDPKDWFEHEHDPVPPTSYERDKYTWGVGEEPDLITLSPIFDPEGTSWKLASDITGYNTQRGLPPRRAQIITASRMSRRLLLLMHRETAFKKHHAFPEMWPATVALHHGFKAVYAPHPVFVDRAWPADYLARVLNGGRNGASGGGRTSVYGDKEHNMRGLTWFYNAGFSGNLYRRWMGLKVNNDGGEQFELEVDETGTKDEKTPGGMRGGEGRMCLPPMLLHPVKEVELPVEEHRREEDEVFVEVDPSA, encoded by the coding sequence ATGGGTCTCCTCTCcagcctcaaccccctccgcccaCGAGGAAGCGACCttaacaacaacaacaaactcccTTTATACAAGGAAGTCCCCCCAAAATACCATAAACACTCCTTcagcacatcctcctcccgccgcccCATCCgctccccaacaacaacaacaacagcagcagcagcaacaaccaaaGAGCGCTACTCCGACTCTGaactctcccccttctcctccagctccgaagccgacgacgacagcgactaccccaccacctcccccagctcatcatccctAGACTCCTCCCGCCGCACCTCAACAATAAACatgctcctccccaaacatGGGCATCGTAAACCCCCACGGAGGGGGCCAGTAGCCCGGCCAAGGTTTTTGTACCGTCTCCCGAACAAGGTTATTCGCTGGCTGTGCATCCTGATGATGTCAACCATAGTAATCTTCATCTTTGGCCTCATCCGCGCGTCGCAACTAGAAAATAAACGGATCGCGGAGGGGAAGACGGAAGCAATTAAAAAGCCCGTTCCTGCGGTGTGGGAGCAGTTTGATTTTTTGACGAGGTATTacgggggggtgaggaggttggttgggttggaggggaatgTGCCTGAGTATCCGAGATTAGGAGAGGAAAAGggctgggatggaggggaggggacaaggacggggaagggggtgccTGAGAGTaaggggtttgaggggtacaaggggggtgttttgccccagaagggggaggtggaggagtgttttttggaggtgggagggggaaaagtAAAAGTTCCTGGGGTGAGGTATCTGGAGGGTAGGCCGGATGGGTTTCCGGACAATGTGCTGGGGAGTTATGAGCTTTTGGCGTTGCCGGAGGATGTGTGCTTTgagaggtttgggaggtATGGGCCTTATGGGTATGGGTATTCTATTAAGAAGGGGGGGCTTGGGGTGGGCGAGCACGGGGAcagggagggggcgggggagttTCGGGGGACGGGGCAGGAGGTGGATTATAGGACGGTCGACTGGGCGGATGCGCAGAGACGGTGTTATGAAGCCAACGCCAAGAGGTATAAGCctttggtgaggaaggaggcggcgcCGAGTGGGTTCCATATTGGGGATGGAATTAGGGGTGCGAAACTCGCTGCGCGCGAGGCCAAGACGCCCGTGGTTGAGAGCGTCAGGCCTACCGCGGCCGGACATAACAAGACTGCGACAGAGGAAGAGAAACCTCCGCAGGAAAACCCCCAAGGCGACCTCCCTCGCACCGCTGTCGTCCTCCGCTGCTGGGATGAGTTTCagtggaaggaggaagacatcctcaacctccgCGCCCTCATCGCCGAGCTCTCTCTTGCTTCTGGCGGCCGCTACGAcgtccacctcctcgtccaagTCCGCAACGACGCCCGCAACCCCGTCTgggccgacgacgaagccTACCGCGCCCGCATCAACGAGACCGTCCCCAAAGAGTTCCGCGGCATCGCCACCCTCTGGTCCCAAACCCAAATGCTCGCCGTCTACCAAGGCATCGTCGACCTCTTCACCCGCGGTCCCGACCTCCCCGTCCACGGCTCCTACCGTGGCCTCCAAATGGCCATGCAGCACTTCGCCTACAACCACCCGGAATACGAGTACTTTTGGCAATGGGAAATGGACATCCGCTACACAGGCCACTACTACGACCTCCTGACCAAACTCGAGAATTGGTCCAAAACCCAACCTCGAAAAGGCCTCTGGGAGCGCAACAGCAGGTTCTACATGCCTTATGTCCACGGCTCATGGGAGGACTTCAAGCAAATGGCCCGCGTCCAAACCGAGCATGGGACCGTGACGGCAGACAACATGTGGGATAAACTCCCCGGCTCCATCAaatccccctctcccccagtGACAAAACCCCAAACCGAAAGCTCGGTCTGGGGTCCCTTGCGGCCAGAAGATCCCAAAGATTGGTTCGAGCACGAGCACGACCCTGTCCCCCCTACTTCTTACGAAAGGGATAAATATACGTGGGGCGTCGGGGAAGAGCCCGATCTCATCACCTTGTCGCCCATTTTCGATCCGGAGGGAACATCCTGGAAGCTGGCGAGTGATATCACGGGGTACAACACCCAACGTGGCCTCCCGCCGCGAAGAGCTCAGATCATCACCGCGTCTAGAATGTCAAGACGACTACTCCTTCTCATGCACAGGGAGACAGCCTTCAAGAAACACCACGCGTTTCCGGAAATGTGGCCAGCCACGGTGGCGCTTCACCACGGGTTTAAGGCTGTGTATGCACCTCACCCTGTGTTTGTCGACAGAGCCTGGCCGGCGGATTACCTCGCACGGGTCCTCAACGGCGGGAGGAATGGTGCCTCTGGTGGGGGCAGGACATCGGTTTACGGTGACAAGGAGCACAACATGAGGGGGCTGACGTGGTTCTACAACGCGGGGTTTAGTGGGAATTTGTATAGACGGTGGATGGGGCTCAAGGTGAATAATGATGGGGGGGAACAGTTCGAGTTGGAGGTGGACGAGACTGGGACAAAGGATGAGAAGACGCCCGGGGGGATgagaggtggggaggggaggatgtgtTTACCGCCCATGTTGTTGCACccggtgaaggaggtggagttgccggtggaggagcataggagggaggaggatgaggttttTGTGGAGGTTGATCCTTCTGCTTGA
- the KAR2_1 gene encoding ATPase with role in protein import into the ER (COG:O; EggNog:ENOG503NUYW), whose translation MFLRKTRRKVPLKPPHLRPPPQSSYRKLPLYLTLSLCLIALIIFPLAILPVASAKSIVSSEPAPGEPIIGIDLGTTFSCVGVLKDGKVDIITNDQGSRITPSYVAWTKEGERLVGEGAKNQFASNPRNTIFDIKRLIGRSFSDKGVQEDAKHMPFTVKKSGTTGGPVVEVDVSGQGDMKTFTPEEISAMVLGKMKEVAEGFLGVPVKHAVVTVPAYFSDKQRQATKDAGLIAGLNIVRVINEPTAAALAYGIDKVDGERTILVYDLGGGTFDVSLLQLEDGVFEVLSTAGDTRLGGEDFDNKVIKHLATQFSKANGGADVTNDVKAMGKLKREAEKAKRTLSSQMSARVEIEGLHKGLDFEYTLTRANFEELNMAMFKKTLKTVEQALKDAKVDKKDVTDIVMVGGSTRIPKIRELVEAYFGKKVSLGVNPDEAVAHGAALQGGVSVHISKPQGKDGYLGYHPPHAGYRDHRRSHVLRTHGSLSVSLTGPQKKSQIFSTAADNQNVVQIKVYEGERALTKDNNLLGKFELTGIPPAPRGVPQIEVSFTIDVNGILEVTAHDKGTGKAESVTITNDRGRLSAEEIERLILEAEGYAEKDKEIRERIEARNGLENYAFSLKNQMNDEQGMGGRIDGDDKDTIMDALSEAMGWLDENAATATAEDFEEQKERLSNVAYPITSKLYAESGGSGAGYDGEPDIHDEL comes from the exons ATGTTTCTCCGCAAAACACGCCGAAAAGtacccctcaaaccccctcacctccgcccacctcctcaaagcTCCTACCGCAAACTCCCCCTctacctcaccctctccctctgcctcatagccctcatcatcttccccctcgccatcctccccgtAGCCTCCGCCAAATCCATCGTCTCCAGTGAACCCGCCCCAGGAGAACCCATCATCGGCATCGACCTCggcaccaccttctcctgcGTGGGCGTCCTGAAAGATGGCAAagtcgacatcatcaccaacgaccAAGGAAGCCGAATCACACCAAGCTACGTAGCCTGGAccaaagaaggagagaggttggtgggcgAGGGGGCCAAGAACCAATTTGCGAGCAACCCCAGGAACACGATATTTGATATCAAGCGGTTGATCGGGAGGTCGTTTTCAGACAAGGGGGTGCAGGAGGATGCGAAACATATGCCTTTTACCGTTAAGAAGAGCGGGACGACGGGTGgtccggtggtggaggttgacgTTTCTGGACAAGGGGACATGAAGACGTTTACTCCGGAGGAAATCAGTGCGATGGTGCTggggaagatgaaggaggttgccgagggGTTTCTTGGTGTGCC AGTCAAGCACGCCGTGGTCACCGTCCCGGCCTACTTCAGCGACAAACAACGCCAGGCGACCAAAGACGCAGGCCTCATCGCCGGCCTCAACATCGTCCGTGTCATCAACGagcccaccgccgccgctttAGCCTACGGCATCGACAAAGTTGACGGCGAACGCACCATCCTCGTCTACGACCTCGGAGGCGGCACATTTGACGTCTCGTTGCTTCAGCTCGAGGACGGTGTGTTTGAAGTCTTGTCAACAGCAGGCGACACAAGACTGGGCGGCGAGGATTTCGACAACAAAGTCATCAAGCACCTCGCTACCCAGTTCTCCAAGGCCAATGGTGGAGCCGATGTGACGAACGACGTCAAAGCGATGGGCAagctgaagagggaggctgAGAAAGCCAAACGGACGCTGAGCTCGCAGATGAGTGCTAGGGTTGAGATTGAGGGGTTGCACAAGGGGTTGGACTTTGAGTACACGCTCACCAGGGCCAATTTTGAGGAGTTGAATATGGCCATGTTCAAGAAGACGCTGAAGACGGTGGAGCAGGCGCTGAAAGATGCAAAGGTTGACAAGAAGGATGTGACTGATATCGTGATGGTGGGAGGGTCGACGAGGATTCCAAAGATTCGCGAGTTGGTCGAGGCGTACTTTGGGAAGAAGGTTAGCCTGGGAGTTAATCCCGATGAGGCTGTTGCTCATGGAGCTGCGCTGCAGGGCGGTGTAAGCGTTCACATTTCAAAGCCGCAAGGGAAAGATG GCTATCTTGGatatcacccccctcacgCTGGGTATCGAGACCACAGGAGGAGTCATG TCCTCAGAACTCATGGCAGTCTCTCCGTCTCACTAACCGGGCCGCAGAAAAAATCCCAAATCTTTTCAACAGCAGCGGACAACCAAAACGTTGTTCAGATCAAGGTCTACGAGGGCGAGCGCGCACTGACCAAGGACAACAACCTCCTGGGCAAATTCGAACTCACGGGCatcccaccagcaccaaggGGTGTCCCCCAGATCGAGGTCTCGTTTACGATTGACGTCAATGGTATCTTGGAAGTCACCGCCCACGACAAGGGTACCGGGAAGGCAGAGAGCGTTACGATTACCAACGACCGAGGACGGCTGTCTGCCGAGGAAATCGAGCGTTTGATCTTGGAGGCCGAGGGGTATGCCGAGAAAGATAAGGAGATTCGAGAGCGGATCGAAGCCAGAAATGGGCTTGAGAACTACGCTTTTAGCCTCAAGAACCAGATGAATGATGAACAGGGCATGGGTGGCAGgattgatggtgatgataaGGATACT ATTATGGATGCCCTGAGCGAGgcgatgggttggttggatgAGAATGCCGCTACGGCGACGGCGGAGGACTTTGAAGAACAGAAGGAAAGGCTGTCGAATGTGGCTTatcccatcaccagcaaacTGTACGCCGAGTCTGGCGGTAGTGGTGCTGGCTACGATGGCGAGCCGGATATTCATGATGAGTTGTAG
- the PEX13 gene encoding Peroxisomal membrane protein PAS20 (COG:U; EggNog:ENOG503NVUD): MASPPKPWERPGAASGTTATLSSPSSAAPAATTTATPNALSNPAMATSTTTASGAPPIPPVPASLTSSVTQNAAAYSRPYAASPYGGGYGSAYSSPYSSPYNRYGTMGGMGGYGGYGSSMYGGMGGYGGGMYGGGMYGGGMPGDPNNPESLTNRFNMSTQATFQMLEGIVGAFGGFAQMLESTYMATHSSFFAMVSVAEQFGNLRDTLGSVLGIFTLMRWIRTLIARITGRPPPVDATALTPAAFARFEGRKLPDGSAPPKPSRKPLFFFLLAAFGLPMIMSRIIRGLAASAEEEERKRQIMAAQQVVDPNNLVFCRVLYDFTPANSGPAAVQGVDIQVHKGDFVAVLSKSDPMGNPSEWWKCRARDGRIGYLPANFLEVMRKPNEPIAAIKNTPASESSRTSSLTSSVSAPGTLSTNPLKAPPMPTTKVGDVTVESFQKSTFQS; the protein is encoded by the exons ATGGCATCGCCGCCAAAACCGTGGGAAAGACCAGGCGCAGCGTCTGGAACGACTG CAACTCTttcttccccatcctcagCCGCTCCAGCTGCGACAACAACTGCGACTCCCAACGCACTTTCCAATCCCGCCATGGCGActtccaccacaaccgcGTCCGGTGCCCCGCCGATACCGCCAGTTCCGGCCTCTCTGACCTCTTCGGTCACACAGAACGCGGCTGCTTACAGCAGGCCATACGCCGCCTCGCCCTATGGCGGAGGTTACGGTTCAGCCTACTCGTCGCCCTACTCATCACCATACAACAGATATGGCACTATGGGCGGTATGGGTGGTTATGGGGGCTATGGAAGTAGCATGTATGGAGGCATGGGTGGATATGGTGGCGGCATGTACGGAGGAGGCATGTACGGGGGCGGGATGCCAGGAGACCCAAACAACCCGGAAAGTCTCACCAACCGCTTCAACATGAGCACCCAGGCCACCTTCCAGATGCTCGAAGGCATTGTAGGCGCTTTCGGAGGATTTGCCCAGATGCTGGAGAGCACTTACATGGCCACGCATTCCAGCTTCTTCG CCATGGTATCTGTGGCCGAACAGTTTGGAAACCTACGTGACACCCTCGGCTCAGTCTTGGGTATCTTTACCCTGATGCGTTGGATTCGCACCCTGATCGCCAGGATTACAGGCAGACCCCCACCGGTGGATGCCACAGCCCTCACGCCCGCTGCGTTCGCCCGCTTCGAGGGCCGCAAGCTTCCCGACGGCAGCGCCCCACCCAAGCCCAGCCGCAagcctctcttcttcttcctcctcgccgccttcgGCCTTCCGATGATCATGAGCAGGATTATCCGAGGGCTGGCTGCCAgcgctgaagaagaggagcgcAAGCGCCAAATCATGGCTGCTCAGCAAGTTGTTGACCCCAACAATCTTGTCTTCTGCCGCGTGCTCTACGACTTTACCCCTGCCAATAGCGGTCCGGCTGCCGTTCAGGGAGTCGATATCCAGGTGCACAAGGGCGACTTTGTTGCCGTCCTGAGCAAGAGCGATCCCATGGGCAACCCAAGCGAGTGGTGGAAGTGCCGCGCTCGCGATGGAAGAATTGGATATCTCCCTGCGAATTTCCTCGAAGTTATGCGCAAACCCAACGAGCCTATcgctgccatcaagaacaCCCCCGCCAGCGAGAGCAGTAGAACTagctccttgaccagctccGTCAGCGCCCCTGGCACGCTCAGCACGAACCCCCTGAAGGCCCCCCCGATGCCGACAACCAAGGTTGGCGACGTGACCGTGGAGAGCTTCCAGAAGTCAACGTTCCAATCTTAG
- the TOA1 gene encoding transcription factor IIA subunit alpha (BUSCO:EOG092651HW; EggNog:ENOG503P5JD; COG:K), with protein sequence MSNVHVGQVYEAVIQGVIDAVRVDFEENGVEDGVLEDLKKKWQMKLSQLNVAQFPWDPKPEQPAPPAQPAAPPAPAPQAAPPPQAAYTQSTLSPQTSAQPLSLPNINQPHSNGVPVKQEPGLVRSEPVAIKQEPGAGSQPVHPGYHNASHPSLPTVNPSIAATRAVQALQNKYGEGAAASIASMSNGNGKVGQGNVGQAQQQQQQVQQQHAQHQQHSQHQQHSQQQQYQQHPQHPQQQRPQHPQQIQQQHMQRPQQGGPQQLTPEQVYQRQMQQRMQLQAQQAQQQRGIAPNSLPNAQTDGPSDDCWEAVMMRRNAEGQAVEMGRIEIDDHLHAQIAARAKQMEGGGLMLPLKQATKVRSLDNRRNRAAGGPSQVDGGEDDMKDEDLDDDAINSDLDDSDDNKEDDDEDDDMGHMMLCMYDKVQRVKNKWKCTLKDGVLTVNGKEYVFHKATGEYEW encoded by the exons ATGTCGAACGTTCACGTTGGCCAGGTTTACGAGGCTGTGATTCAGGGAGTCATCGACGCTGTGCGCGTTGATTTCGAGGAGAatggtgttgaggatggcgTGCTCGAGGACCTGAAGAAG AAATGGCAAATGAAGCTCTCGCAGCTCAACGTGGCCCAGTTTCCCTGGGACCCGAAGCCAGAGCAGCccgctcctccagctcaacCAGCCGCTCCCCCGGCTCCAGCGCCGCAAGCCGCTCCCCCACCGCAGGCGGCCTATACCCAGTCTACGTTGAGCCCTCAGACTTCAGCTCAACCTCTCTCGCTGCCAAATATCAACCAGCCTCATTCCAACGGGGTGCCCGTCAAGCAGGAGCCAGGGTTGGTCAGGTCTGAGCCGGTCGCTATCAAGCAGGAACCCGGCGCTGGCTCTCAGCCCGTGCATCCTGGTTATCACAATGCCTCCCACCCTAGCCTGCCTACTGTCAACCCCAGCATAGCCGCTACCCGGGCTGTGCAGGCTTTGCAGAACAAGTACGGCGAGGGAGCTGCTGCCTCCATTGCCTCCATGTCCAACGGTAATGGTAAGGTCGGACAAGGGAACGTTGGccaagcccagcagcagcaacagcaggtccagcaacaacatgctcaacaccagcaacattctcaacaccagcaacactctcagcagcagcagtatcAGCAACACCCGCagcatcctcaacaacaacgcccacaacaccctcagcagATTCAGCAACAGCACATGCAACGGCCACAGCAGGGTGGACCTCAGCAGCTGACCCCCGAGCAGGTGTATCAACGACAGATGCAGCAACGCATGCAGCTACAGGCTCAacaggctcagcagcagcgtgGGATTGCCCCTAACAGCTTGCCTAATGCCCAGACTGATGGCCCTAGCGATGACTGCTGGGAGGCTGTCATGATGCGCCGCAACGCCGAAGGCCAGGCTGTCGAGATGGGCCGCATCGAGATTGATGATCATCTTCACGCCCAGATCGCCGCCCGAGCCAAGCAGATGGAGGGCGGCGGCCTGATGCTTCCTCTGAAGCAGGCCACCAAGGTCCGCAGCCTTGACAATAGACGGAACCGCGCTGCTGGGGGTCCCTCCcaggttgatggtggggaggatgacatGAAGGATGAGGATTTGGATGACGATGCGATCAACTCTGACTTGGACGACTCCGACGACAacaaggaggatgatgatgaggatgatgacatgGGGCATATGATGCTTTGCATGTATGACAAGGTGCAGAGGGTGAAGAATAAGTG GAAGTGCACACTCAAGGATGGCGTCCTGACTGTGAACGGCAAGGAGTATGTCTTCCACAAGGCTACGGGGGAGTACGAGTGGTAA
- the slp1 gene encoding WD repeat-containing protein slp1 (COG:D; COG:O; EggNog:ENOG503NWFX), which translates to MATATVSTPLKSHTGLFSSRTAGGRMPLTPSPRQRAIPINLNSSPFTPEKSSNERGASKPVYGGNLGARLARASSKSHHRDSPKSNIAAGVSTPRKALELGVSDFTLTGTGVPTKVSPKARKTTHVKQKSSKTTISYNADRFIPNRGASSAIANVGSGKLDLQEKQRSRTGHSEASSIVASAADDALAALEGLNIEEEEEESYSRPSPNSVAYQDSLADACGVNLNTRILQFKPAPPESSKPIDLRQQYNRPLKPANAPPQFRRRIATAPERVLDAPGLIDDYYLNLLDWSSGNQVAIGLERNVYVWSADEGAVSCLLETTPDTYVSSVKWSGDGAYVGVGLGTGEVQIWDVAEGVKIRSMHGHETRVGVMGWNKHLLSTGSRSGLVFNHDVRIAEHKVAELVSHTSEVCGLEWRSDGAQLATGGNDNLVSIWDARSLAVPKFTKTNHKAAVKALAWCPWNMNLLATGGGSYDRHIHFWNTTSGARVNSIDTGSQVTSLRWSPHYREIVSSSGFPDNSLSIWSYPTLVRNVEIPAHESRVLHSCLSPDGQMLATAAADESLKFWKVFEKKAGAGAGVGSSGSSAKAGLSKQMTIR; encoded by the coding sequence ATGGCTACCGCTACAGTATCAACTCCTCTCAAGTCCCACACGggtctcttctcctcccgcaCCGCCGGTGGTCGCATGCCcttgaccccctcccctcgtcAGCgtgccatccccatcaacctcaactcctcTCCATTCACCCCCGAGAAGTCGAGCAATGAGCGTGGCGCTTCCAAGCCAGTCTACGGCGGCAACCTTGGTGCTCGCCTTGCCAGAGCTTCAAGCAAGAGCCATCACCGCGACTCTCCCAAGTCCAACATTGCCGCTGGTGTCTCGACCCCTCGCAAGGCGCTCGAGCTTGGTGTTTCCGACTTCACCTTGACTGGCACTGGTGTCCCCACCAAGGTCTCTCCCAAGGCCAGGAAGACCACGCACGTCAAGCAAAAGTCATCCAAGACCACCATCTCCTACAACGCCGATCGCTTCATTCCCAACCGGGGAGCTAGCTCGGCCATCGCCAATGTCGGTTCGGGAAAGCTCGACCTCCAGGAGAAGCAGCGCTCGAGAACTGGCCATAGCGAGGCCTCTTCCATCGTTgcctctgctgctgatgatgctCTTGCTGCCCTCGAGGGTCTCAAcattgaagaggaggaagaggagtcCTATTCTCGCCCTTCCCCCAACAGCGTTGCCTATCAAGACTCTCTTGCCGATGCCTGTGGTGTCAACTTGAACACCCGTATCCTTCAGTTCAAGCCTGCCCCACCAGAGTCTTCAAAGCCTATTGATCTTCGTCAGCAATACAACCGGCCACTGAAGCCCGCGAATGCCCCCCCTCAGTTCAGACGTCGCATCGCGACAGCCCCCGAGCGTGTTCTCGATGCCCCTGGTCTCATTGACGACTACTACCTCAACCTGCTCGACTGGAGCTCAGGAAACCAGGTCGCCATTGGCTTGGAGCGCAACGTATATGTCTGGTCGGCCGATGAGGGTGCCGTCAGCTGTCTCCTCGAAACCACCCCCGATACCTATGTTAGCAGTGTCAAGTGGTCCGGTGATGGTGCTTACGTCGGTGTCGGTCTCGGCACAGGCGAGGTTCAGATCTGGGATGTCGCTGAGGGTGTCAAGATCCGCAGCATGCACGGCCATGAGACTCGTGTTGGCGTCATGGGCTGGAACAAGCATCTTTTGTCTACTGGTTCCCGCAGCGGCCTGGTCTTCAACCATGATGTCCGTATCGCGGAGCACAAGGTTGCCGAGCTCGTCTCTCACACCTCTGAGGTTTGCGGCCTTGAGTGGCGCTCTGATGGTGCCCAGCTTGCTACCGGCGGCAATGACAATCTTGTCTCCATCTGGGATGCTCGCTCTCTCGCCGTTCCCAAGTTCACCAAGACCAACCACAAGGCCGCCGTCAAGGCTCTTGCCTGGTGCCCATGGAACATGAACCTCCTTGCTACCGGTGGCGGCTCGTACGATCGCCACATCCACTTCTGGAACACCACTTCCGGTGCCCGCGTCAACAGCATCGACACCGGCTCTCAGGTCACCAGCCTCCGGTGGAGCCCTCACTACCGCGAGATCGTCAGCTCAAGCGGTTTCCCCGACAACTCTCTCAGCATCTGGAGCTACCCTACCCTCGTCCGCAACGTCGAGATTCCCGCCCACGAGAGCAGAGTCCTCCACAGCTGCCTCAGCCCTGATGGCCAGATGCTGGCCACCGCTGCTGCCGATGAGAGCTTGAAGTTCTGGAAGgtgtttgagaagaaggccggtgctggtgctggtgtcgGAAGCTCTGGGTCGTCGGCCAAGGCTGGGCTCAGCAAGCAGATGACGATCCGCTAA